A single region of the Nicotiana sylvestris chromosome 6, ASM39365v2, whole genome shotgun sequence genome encodes:
- the LOC138871429 gene encoding uncharacterized protein, with protein MKAQALADHLAKNLVDDEYEPLKTYFPDEEVMCVDEVDHDEKPGWKLFFDRVVNMKGVGIGSVLISETGQHYPVTAQLRFYCTNNMAKYEACILGLRLAIDMRVQEILVLGDLDLLVHQIQGEWVTRDLKLIPYRQCLHDLCQRFRSVEFRHIPRIHNKIVDALATLASILQHPDKAYIDPVHIQVHDQHAYCNVVEEEINGEPWFHDIKEYIRSRVYPVHATCDQKRTIRHLASGFFLSG; from the coding sequence atgaaagcccaagccttgGCCGACCACTTGGCCAAGAATCTGGTAGATGATGAATATGAGCCACtaaagacttattttcctgatgaagaggtcatGTGTGTTGACGAGGTTGACCATGatgaaaagccaggttggaaactcttctttgatagAGTTGTTAACATGAAAGGGGTCGGAATAGGGTCTGTACTtatctctgaaacagggcaacactaccctgtaacagcccaacttcgattttattgcaccaacaacatggctaagtacgaagcatgcattctgggtttgaggttagctatagACATGAGAGTCCAGGAAATACTTGTTCTGGGAGATTTAGATTTGTTGgttcaccagattcaaggagaatgggtgactcgagatttgaagctcataccataccgacagtgcctgcatgatctttgtcaacgatttagGTCGGTTGAATTTAGACATATTCCCAGGATTCATAATAAGATTGttgatgccttggctactctggcatcaattTTACAACATCCGGACAAGGCTTATATCGACCCCGTGCATATCCAAGttcatgatcaacatgcttattgtaatgtggtggaagaggaaatcaatggcgaaccttggttccacgatatcaaggaatacatcaggtcGAGGGTATATCCAGTACATGCTACAtgtgaccaaaagagaaccattcgacatctggctagtggatttttcttgagtggatga